The following are from one region of the Arcobacter defluvii genome:
- a CDS encoding TrbM/KikA/MpfK family conjugal transfer protein, with protein sequence MTKIIVGAISASFLTLNLIAAENDFKAELLTGDTKLACEAILCLSSSTRPSECNPSLNHYFSLKAKKWKNTVKLRRNFLKLCPDGGDEIEDLVYKDYRDNFLPNAADPRECTAEYLNKQLENKEEFSYLENKFSLSYRVNPNMPAPCITLFKHPYTAISKPNYICTGEFYTSLEWKLNAKLIRISYKDYTYLPNYEKYEIYIPDGEGGYTNYYKKVPFSKTCWMD encoded by the coding sequence ATGACAAAAATTATTGTTGGAGCAATTAGTGCTTCTTTTTTAACATTAAATTTAATTGCAGCAGAAAATGATTTTAAAGCAGAACTATTAACTGGTGATACAAAACTAGCTTGCGAAGCTATTTTATGTTTAAGTTCAAGTACAAGACCTAGTGAATGTAATCCCTCTTTAAATCACTACTTTAGTTTAAAAGCAAAGAAGTGGAAGAATACTGTTAAGTTACGAAGAAATTTTTTAAAACTTTGTCCTGATGGTGGAGATGAAATTGAAGATTTAGTATATAAAGATTATAGAGATAATTTTTTACCTAATGCAGCTGACCCTAGAGAATGTACAGCAGAATATTTAAACAAACAATTGGAGAACAAAGAAGAATTTTCTTATTTAGAAAATAAATTTTCTTTAAGTTATAGAGTTAATCCAAATATGCCAGCACCATGTATTACTTTATTTAAGCATCCATATACAGCTATTTCAAAACCAAATTATATTTGTACAGGAGAATTTTATACTTCTTTAGAATGGAAATTAAATGCTAAATTAATACGAATTTCTTATAAAGATTATACATATCTACCAAATTATGAGAAATATGAAATCTATATACCTGATGGCGAAGGTGGATATACAAATTATTATAAAAAAGTTCCTTTTTCAAAAACTTGCTGGATGGATTAG
- a CDS encoding toprim domain-containing protein, which produces MALNADKEQVMNAISSLGYKVFKNGSFHWNSSDTPDMKICDDGSIHCWTTSPFKKILKTTIGEKVIKTENYGNHGDLIAFIQLTNTNMDFPEAQEEAYKLLNLELPSLNAYEGHYSNTIKKDGFISKEFMKEFEKQRVENFDRYKELLKEALPSLNFDKQKKIALMYQIGYIKQSDRLCMPILDDYGNILTLWKYNKNPKPFFNTDGKEIKLSKVLFSKGRKRTTFNLADLKEYRKDKSIEVYLCGGEKDVLNMVGNGYRAVTLGAENNDIPKEHLELFKDLKIIVAYDYDKAGQEGTAKMLEQLKNVAKSVKSWNWEDEAKKHKLQLFKGFDMTDLLVFISEKIRKNKEIKI; this is translated from the coding sequence ATGGCTTTAAATGCAGATAAAGAACAAGTGATGAATGCAATTTCATCACTTGGCTACAAAGTATTTAAAAATGGTAGTTTCCATTGGAATAGTTCAGATACTCCTGATATGAAAATTTGTGATGATGGAAGTATTCATTGCTGGACTACTTCACCATTTAAAAAAATTTTAAAAACAACTATTGGTGAAAAGGTTATAAAAACAGAAAATTATGGGAATCATGGTGATTTAATAGCTTTTATACAACTCACAAATACTAATATGGATTTTCCTGAAGCTCAAGAAGAAGCTTACAAATTATTAAATTTAGAACTACCATCTTTAAATGCTTATGAAGGACATTATTCTAACACAATAAAAAAAGATGGTTTTATTAGTAAAGAGTTTATGAAAGAGTTTGAAAAGCAAAGAGTAGAAAACTTTGATAGGTACAAAGAGTTATTAAAAGAAGCCTTACCTTCTTTAAATTTTGATAAACAAAAAAAAATAGCATTAATGTACCAAATTGGCTATATAAAACAATCAGATAGATTATGTATGCCCATTCTTGATGACTATGGAAATATCTTAACCCTTTGGAAATATAACAAAAATCCTAAACCTTTTTTTAATACAGATGGCAAAGAAATTAAATTATCTAAAGTTTTATTTTCTAAAGGTAGAAAAAGAACGACTTTTAATCTTGCAGATTTAAAAGAGTATCGAAAAGATAAATCAATTGAAGTATATCTATGTGGGGGAGAAAAAGATGTTTTAAATATGGTTGGTAATGGTTATAGAGCTGTTACTTTAGGAGCTGAAAATAATGATATTCCAAAAGAACATTTGGAACTATTTAAAGATTTAAAAATCATAGTCGCTTATGACTATGATAAAGCTGGGCAAGAGGGAACAGCTAAGATGTTGGAACAATTAAAAAATGTTGCAAAAAGTGTAAAATCTTGGAACTGGGAAGATGAAGCAAAAAAACATAAATTGCAACTTTTTAAAGGTTTCGATATGACTGATTTATTAGTATTTATTAGTGAAAAGATTAGAAAAAATAAGGAAATAAAAATATGA
- a CDS encoding restriction endonuclease, with the protein MLNIFIFLYKKIFFLFKKEKYSHKWRKDSAHKILKRLDTLNEAQIFVYLRKIDPFTMEELILTALEKREDIKIERNTKYTGDGGVDGRFYLLNKNRKPLKCIIQAKRYSSLINPKHLKEFANQINQENAYLGFFIHTGRTSKNSFAYAKSINNLRIISGQRLIKLIKFGAID; encoded by the coding sequence ATGTTAAATATTTTTATTTTTTTATATAAAAAAATTTTCTTTTTGTTTAAAAAAGAAAAATACTCTCATAAATGGAGAAAAGATTCAGCTCATAAAATTCTAAAAAGATTAGATACTTTAAATGAAGCCCAAATATTTGTATATTTAAGAAAAATTGACCCTTTTACAATGGAAGAACTTATCTTAACTGCATTAGAAAAAAGAGAAGATATTAAAATAGAAAGAAATACAAAATATACAGGTGATGGTGGTGTTGATGGAAGATTTTATCTTCTAAATAAAAATAGAAAACCTTTAAAATGTATTATTCAGGCAAAAAGGTATAGTTCTTTAATTAATCCAAAGCATTTAAAAGAATTTGCTAATCAAATTAATCAAGAAAATGCCTATTTAGGTTTTTTTATTCATACTGGGAGAACCAGTAAGAACTCTTTTGCTTATGCAAAAAGTATAAATAATTTAAGAATCATATCAGGACAAAGATTAATTAAATTAATCAAATTTGGTGCAATAGACTAA
- a CDS encoding immunoglobulin-like domain-containing protein: MATIAGSVKSLSSGIFHAKDENGNIRVLQEGDTIYENDTVYGDNGNSSSSKIEILLSGNDVIVLSEGQKQLIDSSLIETAFGTEELFFTREGLDLKADEHNSNADVDITNEATAEGQETVEDKDKKEDEFLERDAAETNVVSNLRTQSFTPIEVFKKDVETKKIVTNTDNLESNEEQILEPEPVPTPEPEPVPTPEPEPVPTPEPEPVPTPEPEPVPTPEPYVTKIVLSAPHEVIEGDEIIVTATVDKAPKTDLYVLLDNEQLITIKAGELSGSVTTTLYTDDRYIQGDRTYDISISNAEGGGYEKLDTSSKLDIIVKDDADVTKIVLSAPHEVIEGDEIIVTATVDKAPKTDLYVLLDNEQLITIKAGELSGSVTTTLYTDDRYIQGDRTYDISISNAEGGGYEKLDTSSKLDIIVKDDADVTKIVLSAPHEVIEGDEIIVTATVDKAPKTDLYVLLDNEQLITIKAGELSGSVTTTLYTDDRYIQGDRTYDISISNAEGGGYEKLDTSSKLDIIVKDDADVTKIVLSAPHEVIEGDEIIVTATVDKAPKTDLYVLLDNEQLITIKAGELSGSVTTTLYTDDRYIQGDRTYDISISNAEGGGYEKLDTSSKLDIIVKDDADVTKIVLSAPHEVIEGDEIIVTATVDKAPKTDLYVLLDNEQLITIKAGELSGSVTTTLYTDDRYIQGDRTYDISISNAEGGGYEKLDTSSKLDIIVKDDADVTTVSINKIEVPEEITIYRANSTTENTGKSNLVYLENRTDNLLLQGYIKDDELYQIEMKDFYIKNNAWGKDEQGSFLEFVLTIPEPITNDLIFLANNLLKPKNSFEENSNNTEFITIKAGETTGIGKYYITEFKDLPYTDEPREYGTGAIFAEDASSSNYSSFFSIGGNDFKLNINGDSTIDTTTIDIAEVIDNIDGTMTLKIELSNPPIENGRIGGSGSVSFFVNGEHYRIPFEHGVQEYYLTIEKKFDTNGSIKITHFNADAYFEDISIPDKMGDSSVAVIIKQGYDTYEIETSNPPDGNKYNFVNTFPIATIEKTSIDYSNNVTKEIYEVNLDKNGKGTLVINTDSTQKSTNLKILEIGGNFEKVDFVNNDINLSNLENIITDNNINLRNEKIDNVNITLEDVLKLAPQKELTINCDNFDNLNFKNTISNGTENNWSKATGSGIDSGYDIYTNSGDLSIQVKVEQPISDGITN; the protein is encoded by the coding sequence ATGGCAACAATTGCAGGAAGTGTAAAAAGCTTATCAAGTGGAATTTTTCATGCAAAAGATGAAAATGGTAATATTAGAGTTTTACAAGAAGGTGATACAATCTATGAGAATGACACGGTTTATGGTGACAATGGAAATTCTTCATCATCAAAAATAGAAATTCTTCTTTCTGGAAATGATGTTATTGTTTTAAGTGAAGGTCAAAAACAATTAATAGATTCTTCTTTAATTGAAACAGCTTTTGGAACAGAAGAGTTGTTTTTTACAAGAGAAGGTTTAGATTTAAAAGCTGATGAACATAATTCAAATGCTGATGTTGATATAACGAATGAAGCGACAGCAGAAGGGCAAGAAACAGTTGAAGATAAAGATAAAAAAGAAGATGAATTTTTAGAGAGAGATGCTGCTGAAACAAATGTTGTTAGTAACCTAAGAACACAATCCTTTACACCAATTGAAGTATTTAAAAAAGATGTTGAAACAAAAAAAATAGTTACAAATACAGATAATCTTGAATCTAATGAGGAGCAAATTCTTGAACCTGAACCAGTTCCAACACCTGAACCTGAACCAGTTCCAACACCTGAACCTGAACCAGTTCCAACACCTGAACCTGAACCAGTTCCAACACCTGAACCTGAACCAGTTCCAACACCTGAACCTTATGTTACAAAGATAGTATTATCTGCTCCACATGAAGTAATTGAAGGTGATGAAATAATTGTTACTGCAACAGTTGATAAAGCTCCTAAAACTGATTTATATGTACTTTTAGATAATGAGCAGCTTATAACTATTAAAGCTGGTGAACTTTCAGGAAGTGTTACAACTACACTTTATACAGATGATAGATATATTCAAGGTGATAGAACTTATGATATTTCAATTTCAAATGCAGAAGGTGGAGGATATGAAAAACTTGATACAAGTTCTAAATTAGACATTATTGTCAAAGATGATGCAGATGTTACAAAGATAGTATTATCTGCTCCACATGAAGTAATTGAAGGTGATGAAATAATTGTTACTGCAACAGTTGATAAAGCTCCTAAAACTGATTTATATGTACTTTTAGATAATGAGCAGCTTATAACTATTAAAGCTGGTGAACTTTCAGGAAGTGTTACAACTACACTTTATACAGATGATAGATATATTCAAGGTGATAGAACTTATGATATTTCAATTTCAAATGCAGAAGGTGGAGGATATGAAAAACTTGATACAAGTTCTAAATTAGACATTATTGTCAAAGATGATGCAGATGTTACAAAGATAGTATTATCTGCTCCACATGAAGTAATTGAAGGTGATGAAATAATTGTTACTGCAACAGTTGATAAAGCTCCTAAAACTGATTTATATGTACTTTTAGATAATGAGCAGCTTATAACTATTAAAGCTGGTGAACTTTCAGGAAGTGTTACAACTACACTTTATACAGATGATAGATATATTCAAGGTGATAGAACTTATGATATTTCAATTTCAAATGCAGAAGGTGGAGGATATGAAAAACTTGATACAAGTTCTAAATTAGACATTATTGTCAAAGATGATGCAGATGTTACAAAGATAGTATTATCTGCTCCACATGAAGTAATTGAAGGTGATGAAATAATTGTTACTGCAACAGTTGATAAAGCTCCTAAAACTGATTTATATGTACTTTTAGATAATGAGCAGCTTATAACTATTAAAGCTGGTGAACTTTCAGGAAGTGTTACAACTACACTTTATACAGATGATAGATATATTCAAGGTGATAGAACTTACGATATTTCAATTTCAAATGCAGAAGGTGGAGGATATGAAAAACTTGATACAAGTTCTAAATTAGACATTATTGTCAAAGATGATGCAGATGTTACAAAGATAGTATTATCTGCTCCACATGAAGTAATTGAAGGTGATGAAATAATTGTTACTGCAACAGTTGATAAAGCTCCTAAAACTGATTTATATGTACTTTTAGATAATGAGCAGCTTATAACTATTAAAGCTGGTGAACTTTCAGGAAGTGTTACAACTACACTTTATACAGATGATAGATATATTCAAGGTGATAGAACTTACGATATTTCAATTTCAAATGCAGAAGGTGGAGGATATGAAAAACTTGATACAAGTTCTAAATTAGACATTATTGTCAAAGATGATGCAGATGTTACAACTGTATCTATTAATAAAATTGAAGTTCCTGAAGAAATAACTATATATAGAGCTAATTCTACGACTGAAAATACAGGGAAAAGTAATTTAGTATATCTTGAAAATAGAACTGATAATTTACTACTTCAAGGTTATATTAAAGATGATGAATTGTATCAAATAGAAATGAAAGATTTTTATATTAAAAATAACGCTTGGGGTAAAGATGAACAAGGTTCTTTTTTAGAATTTGTATTAACAATTCCTGAACCAATTACAAATGATTTAATCTTTTTAGCAAATAATTTACTTAAACCTAAAAATAGTTTTGAAGAAAATAGTAACAATACAGAATTTATTACTATTAAAGCTGGAGAAACAACGGGAATAGGTAAATATTATATTACAGAGTTTAAGGATTTACCTTATACGGATGAACCTAGAGAGTATGGAACAGGAGCAATTTTTGCAGAAGATGCTTCTTCTTCTAATTATTCTTCTTTTTTTAGTATTGGTGGTAATGATTTTAAATTAAACATTAATGGAGATTCTACTATTGATACAACAACAATTGATATTGCAGAGGTTATAGATAACATTGATGGAACAATGACTTTAAAAATAGAGTTATCCAATCCCCCTATTGAGAATGGTAGAATTGGAGGAAGTGGTAGCGTATCTTTTTTTGTAAATGGAGAACATTATAGAATACCTTTTGAGCATGGTGTACAAGAATATTATTTAACAATAGAAAAAAAATTTGATACAAATGGTTCTATAAAAATTACACATTTTAATGCAGATGCATATTTTGAAGATATAAGTATTCCTGATAAAATGGGAGATTCTAGTGTTGCTGTTATTATAAAACAAGGGTATGATACTTATGAAATTGAAACTTCAAATCCCCCTGATGGAAATAAATACAACTTTGTTAATACATTTCCTATTGCAACAATAGAAAAAACTTCTATTGATTATAGCAATAATGTAACTAAAGAAATTTATGAAGTTAATTTAGATAAGAATGGAAAAGGTACTTTAGTTATAAATACAGATAGTACACAAAAATCAACTAATTTAAAAATTTTAGAAATTGGTGGAAATTTTGAAAAAGTTGATTTTGTAAATAATGATATTAATTTAAGTAATTTAGAAAATATTATTACAGATAATAATATAAACTTGAGAAATGAGAAAATAGATAATGTTAATATTACTTTAGAAGATGTTTTAAAACTTGCTCCACAAAAAGAACTTACAATTAATTGTGATAATTTTGACAATTTAAATTTTAAAAATACTATTTCTAATGGAACGGAAAATAATTGGAGTAAAGCAACTGGTTCAGGTATTGATAGTGGATATGATATTTATACAAATAGTGGAGATTTAAGTATTCAAGTAAAAGTTGAGCAACCTATTTCAGATGGAATAACTAACTAA
- a CDS encoding type IV secretory system conjugative DNA transfer family protein, producing MKNINKGSLLFFVFSVIFFTYLTSGLLIFFLNGYFNLNLFKLINNNYDLLFTYKAIINNYPRIWEAIFYSASFYSVVFFILILLPNKKSLHGEARFANRNEIKKMGLFQDKGLVVGKLESGELLKWKSSEFLALGAPTRSGKGVGIVIPNLMEWEESCVVLDIKQECFDFSSKYRRDILGQEVYLFNPFDFRTHRYNPLTYIDLENETTRDNDLLDFVNLLYPADGDSTTVFFNQLAQNLFIGLAYLYKDLALTKNGREFLEEHNLNVEWSMCGLLNLSAGFDLSIPSEEEEDTKITGLDDTFEYLEHLEIISKPTKEKLNSYFTIDSQNTKSGVMSSFNAPLMIYRNQPITTATATSDFDLRDLRKKRMTIFIGITPDKLAIARPILNIFFSQLLSVNTKELPQKNPDLKYTCLLLLDEFTSIGNMPILKKGVSYIASFHLRILMIFQAISQLEARTPDGYDKEGANTLLQNMGVKIYYTPNEFEEAEKISKRLGDTTFKAISKSYNHGKFLEAGSSSHSVSEQKRALMLPQELMELSQSKALLMMNYQKPILCNKAFYYNDEYFINKFRQVSPFMKSIKNPNHKDWEKMLQLNETNIEIPIQTLNNNS from the coding sequence ATGAAAAATATAAATAAAGGAAGTTTATTATTTTTTGTTTTCTCTGTAATATTTTTTACATATTTAACATCAGGTCTTTTAATCTTTTTTTTAAATGGATATTTTAATCTTAATTTATTCAAATTGATTAACAATAATTATGATTTATTATTTACTTATAAAGCAATTATTAATAATTATCCAAGAATTTGGGAAGCTATATTTTATAGTGCTTCATTTTATAGTGTAGTTTTTTTTATTTTAATACTTTTACCAAACAAAAAAAGCTTACATGGAGAAGCTCGTTTTGCAAATAGAAATGAAATAAAAAAGATGGGTCTTTTTCAAGACAAAGGTTTAGTTGTTGGAAAATTAGAAAGTGGTGAACTTCTTAAATGGAAGAGTAGTGAGTTTCTAGCTTTAGGAGCTCCTACAAGAAGTGGTAAAGGTGTTGGTATAGTTATACCCAACTTAATGGAATGGGAAGAAAGTTGTGTTGTTTTAGATATAAAACAAGAATGTTTCGATTTTTCAAGTAAATATAGAAGAGATATCTTAGGACAAGAAGTTTATTTATTTAATCCTTTTGACTTTAGAACTCATAGATACAATCCTTTAACTTATATAGATTTAGAAAATGAAACAACAAGAGATAATGACCTATTAGACTTTGTGAATTTACTTTATCCAGCTGATGGAGATAGTACAACAGTTTTCTTTAACCAATTAGCTCAAAATCTTTTTATAGGTCTTGCATATCTTTATAAAGATTTAGCACTAACAAAGAATGGAAGAGAATTTTTAGAGGAACATAATTTAAATGTCGAATGGTCTATGTGTGGTTTATTAAATTTAAGTGCTGGATTTGATTTATCAATTCCAAGTGAAGAGGAAGAAGATACAAAAATTACAGGGCTTGATGATACTTTTGAATATTTAGAACATTTAGAAATAATTTCTAAACCGACTAAAGAAAAATTGAATAGCTATTTTACAATAGATAGCCAAAATACTAAATCAGGAGTTATGAGTTCTTTTAATGCTCCACTAATGATATATAGGAATCAACCAATAACAACTGCAACAGCAACAAGTGATTTTGATTTAAGAGATTTAAGAAAGAAAAGAATGACTATTTTTATAGGTATAACACCTGATAAACTTGCTATTGCAAGACCTATTTTAAATATCTTTTTTTCGCAATTACTTAGTGTAAATACAAAAGAGTTACCACAAAAAAATCCTGATTTAAAATATACTTGTTTATTGTTATTAGATGAGTTCACAAGCATTGGGAATATGCCAATTCTTAAAAAAGGTGTTTCATATATTGCTAGTTTCCATTTAAGAATTTTGATGATATTTCAAGCAATATCTCAACTTGAAGCTAGAACTCCTGATGGATATGATAAAGAGGGAGCTAATACCCTACTTCAAAATATGGGAGTAAAAATTTATTACACACCTAACGAATTTGAAGAAGCTGAAAAAATTTCAAAAAGATTAGGAGATACAACATTTAAAGCAATTTCTAAATCTTATAATCACGGTAAGTTTTTAGAAGCTGGAAGTTCTTCTCATTCTGTTAGTGAACAAAAAAGAGCCTTAATGTTACCACAAGAACTTATGGAGTTATCACAAAGTAAAGCTTTATTAATGATGAATTATCAAAAACCTATATTATGTAATAAAGCTTTTTATTACAATGATGAATATTTTATTAATAAATTTAGACAAGTTTCACCTTTTATGAAAAGTATTAAAAATCCTAATCATAAAGATTGGGAAAAAATGCTTCAGTTAAATGAAACTAATATAGAGATTCCTATTCAAACACTAAATAATAATTCTTAG
- a CDS encoding lytic transglycosylase domain-containing protein, whose product MLETLFIEECKNINVRTPVVSMIIKEESSKNPYSVNVNKNGKSLISFSPKTKNEAKKIAQNYINAGFSVDVGYMQLNSDNFKLLNITLDDALDPCKNLYFASTVFYNFYKDTNKKDSYIDRVKKSLSAYNTGSYELGFTNGYVAKYDKYLEEKYKPMLIKNI is encoded by the coding sequence ATGTTAGAAACTTTATTTATTGAAGAATGTAAAAATATAAATGTTCGAACTCCTGTAGTAAGTATGATTATAAAAGAAGAAAGTTCAAAAAATCCGTATTCAGTGAATGTAAATAAAAATGGAAAAAGTTTAATTTCATTTTCTCCAAAAACAAAAAATGAAGCTAAAAAAATCGCTCAAAATTACATAAATGCTGGATTTAGTGTAGATGTTGGATATATGCAACTTAATAGTGATAATTTTAAGCTGCTAAATATAACTTTAGATGATGCTTTAGACCCTTGCAAAAATTTATATTTTGCTTCAACCGTATTCTATAATTTTTACAAAGATACTAATAAAAAAGATAGCTACATCGATAGAGTTAAAAAAAGTCTTAGTGCATATAATACAGGTTCTTATGAATTAGGTTTTACAAATGGATATGTAGCCAAATATGATAAATATTTAGAAGAAAAATATAAACCTATGTTAATAAAAAATATTTAG
- a CDS encoding DNA topoisomerase 3, which yields MKLFIAEKPELAKAITTGLNGTVQREDGYFKVGDNLVTWAYGHILGLAMPEDYDEKFRSWNLNDLPLQIDTNNFKYLPLDNSKKQLKLIVDLINSKDIKTIVNAGDNDEEGQILVDEILAYADNKKPVERVLISDLTEKGVKKALQDIKSNDDFKGLSDSGFSRSQADWLVGINFTRAYSKLAQLQGYQGVLSVGRVQTPILGLIVARDKEHESHQSSFYYSIKGTFNTNNILFNANLKLDEKITTEDEANKILNDCKGSLGTVLKAINEPKRTNPPLPYNLLDLQAECSKKFSYKPDKTLEITQSLREKHKLITYNRSDCSYLPENLFEEAPATLESIKANLLDFKDFIDHADSSIKSLAWNTANTTAHHGIIPTDKRVKIEDLSKDELNVYTLIARKFVAQFYEAKEYIHTQIEISVKDNIFTTSAKRTTKQGFEVLFKGEIEDEENEELENNTNLENISPNAPVNCEDITVSKEKTKPKPYYTVSSLLKDLTSVAKYIKNPEIKKLLIEKDKDKKGENGGIGTPATRSAHIKNLFDKGYIVEDKKAIKSTTTGRKLIELSPATLSSPDMTALWYEQQKDIQNGTLSKEEFLNNVEIYINDEINRIKNSNKFESLANENSIKCPTCETGVLRRLKSNKDSKFFWGCSNYQDGCKTSFSDDKGKPLIIKPSGHKYKCPDCKDGDLIKRKTIKDKKTSYWWGCSNYSKGCKYTTFDDKGKPKKK from the coding sequence ATGAAATTATTTATAGCAGAAAAACCTGAACTTGCAAAAGCAATAACAACAGGATTAAATGGAACAGTTCAAAGAGAAGATGGTTATTTTAAAGTTGGTGATAATCTAGTTACTTGGGCTTATGGACATATTTTAGGTCTTGCAATGCCTGAAGATTATGATGAAAAATTCAGAAGTTGGAATTTAAATGATTTACCACTACAAATAGATACAAATAACTTCAAATATTTACCTCTTGATAATTCAAAAAAACAATTAAAGTTAATTGTTGATTTGATAAATAGTAAAGATATAAAAACTATTGTAAATGCTGGGGATAATGATGAAGAAGGTCAAATACTTGTAGATGAAATATTAGCCTATGCAGATAATAAAAAACCTGTTGAAAGAGTTTTAATCTCTGATTTAACAGAAAAAGGTGTAAAAAAAGCTCTTCAAGATATAAAATCAAATGATGATTTTAAAGGATTATCTGATAGTGGATTTTCTCGTTCTCAAGCTGATTGGCTAGTAGGAATAAATTTTACTAGAGCTTACTCAAAATTGGCTCAACTTCAAGGTTATCAAGGTGTTTTAAGTGTTGGAAGAGTTCAAACTCCTATTTTAGGCTTAATTGTTGCAAGAGATAAAGAACATGAAAGTCATCAAAGTAGCTTTTATTATTCTATTAAAGGGACTTTTAATACTAATAATATACTTTTTAATGCAAATTTAAAACTAGATGAAAAAATTACAACTGAAGATGAAGCAAATAAAATTTTAAATGATTGTAAAGGGAGTTTAGGAACTGTTTTAAAAGCTATAAATGAGCCAAAGAGAACAAATCCTCCATTACCATACAATTTACTTGATTTACAAGCAGAATGCTCTAAAAAGTTTAGCTATAAACCTGATAAAACTTTAGAAATAACACAAAGTTTAAGAGAGAAGCATAAACTTATTACTTATAACCGTTCTGATTGTAGTTATCTTCCTGAAAATTTATTTGAAGAAGCTCCAGCAACTTTAGAAAGTATAAAAGCAAATTTATTAGATTTCAAAGATTTTATAGATCATGCAGATAGTTCTATAAAATCTCTTGCATGGAATACGGCAAATACAACAGCTCATCATGGAATTATTCCAACAGATAAAAGAGTAAAAATTGAAGATTTATCAAAAGATGAATTAAATGTTTATACTTTAATTGCTAGAAAATTTGTAGCTCAATTTTATGAAGCAAAAGAATATATCCATACTCAAATAGAAATATCAGTAAAAGATAATATCTTTACTACAAGTGCAAAAAGAACAACAAAACAAGGTTTTGAAGTGCTGTTTAAAGGTGAGATTGAAGATGAAGAAAATGAAGAGTTAGAAAATAATACTAACTTAGAAAACATATCTCCAAATGCTCCAGTAAATTGTGAAGATATAACAGTATCAAAAGAGAAGACTAAACCAAAACCATATTACACTGTGTCATCACTTCTAAAAGATTTAACAAGTGTAGCTAAGTATATAAAAAACCCTGAAATTAAAAAGCTTTTAATTGAAAAAGATAAAGACAAAAAAGGTGAAAATGGTGGAATTGGTACACCAGCTACAAGGTCGGCACATATTAAAAATCTTTTTGATAAGGGTTATATAGTAGAAGATAAAAAAGCTATTAAATCAACTACTACAGGAAGAAAATTAATAGAGTTATCTCCAGCAACTTTATCAAGTCCTGATATGACTGCTCTATGGTATGAACAACAAAAAGATATTCAAAATGGAACATTATCAAAAGAAGAGTTTTTAAACAATGTAGAAATTTATATCAATGATGAAATAAATAGAATTAAAAACTCTAATAAATTTGAATCTCTTGCAAATGAAAATTCTATTAAATGCCCTACTTGTGAAACTGGAGTTTTAAGAAGATTAAAAAGTAATAAAGATAGTAAATTCTTTTGGGGTTGTAGCAATTATCAAGATGGTTGTAAAACTTCATTTTCTGATGATAAAGGTAAACCTTTAATCATTAAGCCAAGTGGTCATAAATATAAATGTCCTGATTGTAAAGATGGAGATTTAATCAAAAGAAAAACTATAAAAGATAAAAAAACATCTTATTGGTGGGGTTGTTCAAATTATTCAAAAGGTTGTAAATATACAACTTTTGATGATAAAGGTAAACCTAAAAAGAAATAA